The region AGCCAGCCGGTCTCTGTAGGCGGCAAGGCGATCATGTCTGCCCGACACGGCTGCCGCCACCTGGGCGCCGTAATCTCTTAGTATCTCGGGCAGGCAGCTCTTGGGCAGGATTCCCCATACAAACTTGTCGCGCAGGTGGACGAGGGCAGCTACTGCAGCGACCGTTAGCGGGTCCTGATCTATGCAGTCGAAGTTATAAGCCAGCAGGGCGGCCTGATCGGTGGTCAGAAAGTGCCCAATCTCAGCAGCTATGGTGTCTCTCCGAGAGCCGAACCGTTCGATATGGGCCAGGACAGAACACTGTCGGGCCGGCGTCAGCCCATTTTGCAAGGCGAGCGTTTGCCTGACCGCTTCGCTGACCGCGCGGCCGATTAATTCACCTGCCTTTGAGTGTTTGCCCGTATCGGTGAGGGGTTTTTCAGTGCCGAGGCGGCAGGCGACCGCGATCTGATCAGTACCTGTCCCCGTAGCTAGGCCATCGGAGTAGCAAGATGGCACGGCTAGCTCCTGTAGCACGGCAGTCTTAGCTTCCGTAGCGGTGATGACGGCCTTGACCAACGCCCCGGGTGTCACCTCGCAGCTGATCAGCAATATGGTGTTGATCGTGCCGGATGTTACAGCCTTGCTCGCGTCAAGCAGTTCAAGGCACTCGCCAGCCTCGTGGTAAGATGCCGGATCGCCAGCGCGACCGGCGTTCGTCTCAACGCCGCCGGTGCAGATGGCGATCACCTCCAGATCGCGAAAGACTTCGTGAACTATGGCTGCGTTGTTCATGTTGGCGGCTGTGCCCAGGGTGGCGCAGCTATCGGCCGGCAGCCCGTAGCGCGCGCTGATGGCACGCGCGTACTCATCAGGATCACGGACTGCAATGGCATGCATCCTAGTCGTATGGCCGTGAGGCTCACATACCTGGTGGTTGTATAGGAACATCAGATCCTCGTGCATACCGCCCCGTTTGCTCCGGCAGGTGGATAGGACCCGGTGGGGCACCAAGAAGCGGCAGATAATGATCTTGTCCTCGCGATGAACTTCAACACCGTCGTAGTACCGTGCTAACAACATGTCCAGCACCTCTTCGATGCGTCACCCCTTGTTCCATCTCGTCCCAATGCTGAAAGATCGTGTGCAAGGGGATAGCCTGCAGCACCGGCACTTCAAGCTACCCAATTTTTCACCAGCACATGGATTAGCGTCTGGTCCTCTACCTGGAAAATAGTGCACTACGATCCAGTCGGTGAGTTTGCTTTGGAGGATGATGGGCAACAGATTCATCGTGCCACTATTTGGTCCAGTTTGGTTAATGCCAGAATTGTCGGATTGGTGAACATCTGTTTAGGGGGTGTGACAAACAACACACGGCCGGCCTGCATAAAGGCCACTTGGTCAGCCCATCTCCATGCTACGTCTAGGTCATGGGTAGAGAGCACGATCGCTTTCCCTTGCCGAGCCAGCCGGTCAAAGATCGCCAACACCTGATCGCGCATCCACGGGTCAAGGCCGCTAGTCACCTCATCGGCGATGATCACCTGCGGATTCATGGCCAGCACGCCGGCCAGCGCCACGCACGTCTTTTCGCCGCCACTAAGGGCGTGGGTGGGCCGGTCGAGCAAGTGGGTGATCCCGCACAATTCAGCAGCTTCCTCTACCCGACGACGGGCGGCCTTTGCATCTAGCCCTAAGTTGAGCGGTCCGAAGCTGATGTCCTGGGCTACGCTGGCGCTGAACAGTTGCTCGTCGGGGTTCTGAAAGACGATGCCTACATGGCGGCGCAACATCAACAGCCCTCTCCGATCGTAGCTCACCGGCTTGCCGGCGAAGCGCACCTGTCCGCCGCTGGGCCGCAGGGTGCCGTTGGCATGCAACAGCAGGGTGGACTTGCCGGAGCCGTTGCTGCCGATTATTGCCATGCGCTCTCCAGCGGACACCCTCAGCGACGCGCCGGCCAGCGCCAGCTCCGTCCGGCCCGGATAACGGTAAACCAGGCTATCCAGCTCCAACAGATCCATCACAGAAACGTTCCACTGGCCGCCAACAGTGAGGCCGAGATCACCAGCGTTAACCCGACGGCACGGGCGGAGTGCTGATATTCGTTCGGCAACACTCGTAATTCGCCCGCGTAACCGCGGCTCTCTAGCGCGATCTGGAGGCGTTGGCTACGGCGATACGCTTCCAACCACAGGCGGGAGGCCAGCAGCGCCGCGCTGGCCATGCCCCGCCGGAAATTAGCGTACCCCAGCCGGTTGCTTTGCGCGATCCTCATCTGCTCCAACGTCCCCAGTAACACAAACACAAAGCGATAGATCAGAGTCGCCAGATCCACCAGTAGCGGCGGCGCATGCAGTCGCCGCGCGAGGTCTATCAGGTCCACCAGCGGCGTCGTTAGCGACAGAAAGCTCATTGCGGCCGCGCAGCCCAGTGCACGGCTGATCAACGTGGCGGCCAGCTCCAATGCTGCTGGGCTGCTAGACAGCCACAATGGCCCCAGGCGCCAGCTCCATCTGGCGTCGTCCGGGAGCACCGAGCCGAGCCCTACGCTGAGCGCCACCCCGCCTACTGCTAATGCCAGGAAGGTAGCCTCGCTGAGAAGCACGCGCAACACAGTATGGGCCGGCACGCCTGCCCAGCCGATCAACAGCCCGGCTATCCAGCCGACCGCCAGCAAGCCGACGGCCGGCCGGTTCAAGACCAGGCAGAGCAGGATAACTGCCAGCGCCAGCCCGGCTTTGTAGGCCGGGTCCAGCGTCCGGATGCGATTGCTATAGGCGTAGCGGTCGATCCAATCCATATCAACGTCCCGCCTGCCGGGACCCGCGCTTCAGGCCGAAAAAGTAGCCGATAAAGCCGGCGCCCAGTGCTGCTTGCACGGCGAAGAGCAAACTTTCGGTCTCGCTGCCCGGCGGCTCGAAGACTGGGCTGAACCATGGCTCATAATCGGGCGCGATCTCCGTGATGGCGCTCTGCGCGGCGGTGTCTGCGCCGCCGAACTCGGAGCTGCGGTGCAGGAACAGCGGGATCACTGCCAGGACGATCACGGTGGTGACAAGCAACACGGTTAGGCCGCGAGGGAAAGAGGTCGGTGTGGGTTGCATATCAAGCTCCTTTCACGCCCAGCGTCTGCAGCTCTGCTGAGGCCGATCGGAGTAGGGCATTGAAGATCAACACAGTCAGGATGCCCTCGCTAATGGCCAGTGGGATCTGGGTAACGGCGAAGATGGTCCCAAATTTGGCGAACGCGGCTATAAAGCCTCCGACTGGATCAGGATAGGCCAGGGCTAACTGAATCGAGGCGACGATATAGGTGATCAGATCAGCCAGGGCTGCGGCCAGGAAGACCACCCATCCCTGAGGTAGGCGGCCCCGCAACCCGCGCCAGATGCCGTGTGCCACCAATGGGCCGATGATCGCCATGGAGGTCGCATTGGCGCCCAAAGTGGTCAGGCCACCATGGGCGATGAGCAGCGCCTGAAAGATCAACACGATGGTGCCCAGGATGCTCATCTCCAGCGGGCCGAAGAGGATGGCGCCCAGGCCGGTGCCGGTGGGATGGCTACTGGAGCCGGTGACGCTGGGAATCTTGAGCGCGCTGAGCACGAAGGTGAACGCGCCGGCCAACCCCAGGAGCAGGCGCGTCTCGGGCTTCTCGGCCACTAGCTTACTGATACGGCGGAACCCGAACACCCAGAACGGGAGCGCAACGGCAAACCAGAACACGGCCCAGGCAGGAGGCAAGAAGCCCTCCATGATGTGCATAGCCGGGGGCGCGGCTGTGCCCGCCGCCCACACAGCGCGACCATCTACTAGGAGGAGGATGGCCAATAAGAGGAACACATGGGAGACGATGGATTTGCACAGCATGTTTACCTTCCTTACCTTCGTCAACGGTTTCGCCATCGCAGACAGGCCTGGACGAACCGCTCGGCCAACTCGGGCCTGGCGCCGAAGTGCAGATGGACATAGGACGCCAACAAGTTGCCCTCGGCATATCCTTCGGTCTGCGCAGTGGTGCCTTCCCTCGGGACAATCCGATAGGCGGCCGGCAGATGGGCCGGCCGCTCGCTCCAGATCGAATAGTGGAACTCGTGCCCGCGCACCTCCTCGCCGCGACGCAACAGTAGCGAATCGCGTTCGGCTGTCACGACGCGATAGCCCATGATCAGCTGGTCGCTAAGGGCCGTCCAGCCAGGCAGCAGCCCAACCATTGGATGACGAACGCCGGCCTGATCCGCGATCCCTTGAGTCAGGTACATCAGCCCGCCGCATTCAGCATAAATAGGCATCCCGGCCTGGCCTGCTGCGCGTAGCTCGGCTAGAAGCGCTTTGTTAGCCGCCAGGTCGGCCGCATGCAGCTCTGGGTAGCCGCCGCCTAGGTAGATACCGCGCGCGCCCGCAGGCAACGTCCGGTCGCGCAGGGGGCTGAACGGGACGATCTCAGCGCCAGCCGCCCGCAACAGGTCGAGGTTGTCCTCGTAGTAGAAGCAAAAGGCTTCATCGCGCGCCACCGCAATGCGCACGGCCGATGCTGATCCCGTCCTGCGAGCTAACGCCGCGATCTCCGATCCCTCGGCGTCCATCTCTAACGCGGGCGCAGTCCGAGCGATTGCACAGATCTGCGCCAAATCCACCTCTGCGGCCAGCACTGCGATGGCTGCCTTTAGGAAGGCGGCGACCTCCGCCTTACGTTCGACCGCTGTGTACAGGCCAAGATGCCTTTCAGGAATCGTCAGGCCGGCCGACCTAGGGATGCACCCCAACACTGGCAGACCGATGGCCGTGATGGCATCGGTTACCATCGCTGCATGCCGCGCGCCTGCTACCTGGTTACAGATCACCCCGGCAATGTTCAGGGCGGGATCGAACGCTCGGCACCCCAACGCCACAGCCGCCGCGCTGCGCGCCATTTTGCCTACATCCAACACGAGGATCACCGGCGTCGCCAGCAGCTTGGCTACCTCGGCGCTGCTGCCAGACTCGGAGCGGCCATCGAAGCCGTCGTAGAGGCCCATCACACCCTCGATTACGGCGATCTCGGCGCCGGCCACGGCCCGGGCGAAGCTGGCTCGCACCGCAGCGGCAGGCGCCATCCAGGTATCCAGGTTGCGCGAGGGCCGGCCGGTAGCCGCCGTGTGATACATCGGGTCAATGTAATCCGGCCCCACTTTGAACCCCTGGACGGTCTGCGACCGAGCTAATGCAGCCATTAAGCCGGTTGCGATGACGCTTTTGCCACTGCCACTAGCCGGCGCGGCGATCATAACGCGCGGGATTTCAATGTGCATCAGCGACCTCCGCGTCGATCCGACTGCAGGGCACGATCAACAACGACAGGTAATGAAGGTCGCGTGCCCCCGCCAGGGACCGCACATTGCGCACCACGCGGCCGGCCGGATGGGTGGCGCGTTCAACCCAGATCGCACGGTTGACCAGGCCCAGCTCTTCAAGCAGGGGCAGCAGGCGGTCGAGCTGACGATGCGACTTGAGCAGCACGACCGTGTCGAATGTCTGCAGGATTGCCCGCAGACTAGCCTCATCCTCCTCGAAGATGGCTGGGAGCACGGCTAGTCGCTGGTTGCCGTTGACCAGCGGCACGCCGGCCTGGGCCGCCGCAGCGGTGATGGCGCTCACTCCGGGCACGATCTCCACAGCTACGCCTTCCGGCATCTCCGCCAGGATGTAGAGGAAGGTGCTGTGGATGGTTGGATCCCCCTCGGTGAGGAAAGCCACGATACGGCCGGCCGCCAGGTGCGCCAGCACGGCCTTGGCCGCCTCGCAACGGTGCATCTGTCGCGTCGCCAGCTCGCGCGCCATGGGGAAGAACAGCCGCTCCACCACCTGCCCGGGCCGCAGATAAGGCTGGGCTAACTCTAGCGCATAGCTCCCGCCATTACGTTGCGCAATCGGTACGGCGATGACATCGGCCTCTTGGATTACACGCACAGCCTTTAGGGTCAATAGCTCCGGATCGCCCGGCCCGAGGCCGACGCCGTAGAGCTTGCCCGGCAACGTGAAAGCCATCATCAGTCATTGCCTCCTGTGGCTGCAGGCCGCATGGCCGAGATGATGAATACTGGGTTGGCTGGCACCAGTCGCGTCAGCTCGGCGATCGGCTCGGCGTAGGCTAGATTAACCTGCGCGATTGCAGGCGCCCACCCCAGATCTCGGAGTACAGCTTGCGCTTGTGTTAGATGCTCCAACGTCGCCAGGTTCAAAGCCAGCCGGCAGCCTGGCCGCGCGCGCTCGACCACATACTGCAGGATCTCGCGCATCAGGCCACCCGTGCCGCCGATGAAAACCGCGTCGGGCGCGGGCAGATCTGCCAGCGCTGCGGGCGCCGATCCCTGGACTACTGTGACGTTGTCAGCACCGTAGCGAGCGCAATTGACGCGTACGAAACTGAGGCATTCGGGATCGCGCTCCACCGCGTAGACGCGACCGCGCCAGGCCTGCTCTGCCATCTCAATGCTCATGGCACCGCTACCCGCACCGATGTCCCAAACTGTGTCGATGGGCGTCAGCATTAGGCGACTCAGGCTCAGCGCGCGCACGTCGCGTTTGGTGATCAGCCCGCGACGATGCGCGTAAGCATCATCGGGCCGAGGGATGCCTACCGGCTCCGGCCGCCAATCCGCGTCGCGCAGGAGCAGTAAAAGGTTGGGCGAGGCGAAATCCCGACCTGGTAAATCGGCCAGCCGCGTGTCGGTGATACGCTCGCCCGGCAGCTCCAGCCGCTCGGCCACCACGGCACGGCAATCGGCGATCCCACGTGCCAACAGCGCGGTGGCGATGGCTCCAGGCGTGTTCGTCTCGTCGGTCAAAATGGCAACTTTAGCTGCACGGCGGGCCCAACCGATCACCTCAGCCAAAGGTCGGCCATGCGCGCTGACGATGGCCGTGTCGTCCCATGGCAGGCCGATGCGGGCGAACGCCAGTTGCACCGAGCTCACCGCTGGCACGATCTCCAGCTCTGCAGCTCCAAAATGGCGCGCTAGCGTGCCCCCGATGCCATATAGGCCGGGATCGCCTGTACACAGCACGACCGCACGAGCCTCTCCGCGCGCCCGCAGCCGCTCGATCATCTCAGCGATGTTTGCGCCGAGAGCCAACTTCTCGCCAGCGCACTCAGGCCATTCGGCCAGCAGCCGGCTCCTGCCGATGAGCAGATCAGCCGCTGCAATCCGAGCTTGTAACGCTGGGTCAAGCCCTGCCCGGCCCTTACCTGTGACGCCCACGACGAGGATCTTGTGCATTGCGTTCACATCGCACCTGACCTGCGGCCCTTCCTGAAGAGACATTGCATGCAACATCTCCTCAGGAGTGGGAAGCCCCTCAAATAAGGTTTTTAGACGGCGGCAATCTTGCCGCCAAAAACTCCGACCAACTTTATTCCTCCCCCTTCCCCCCGGCGAGGCGGGGGAGAAGAGAGTTGGGGAGATGTGAGGTCCTCATCCACTCAAGGAACCTACCCCTGAAGGAGCGGCATCCTCCCTTCTCCTCGCGGGAGAGAGGACCGGGAGGCGTGTTCTGCGATTGCCAGCAGCTCCCCACCCACCGACCACAGCCACACCTCCACTGCCAACTCGCCGCCCACAAACGCGGCCGCCTGGGCCGCGGCTAGCTCCGCCAGGCGCTGCTCCAAGCCCACAATGCCTGCGCGCCGCAGGATGACCTGGACATGGTGAGCCGTGTTGCCACGTGCTACTGCGGCCACGGTCTCCTCATCCGCGCCGAGTTGGCGGGCGATTTCGGCCAGAAACGCCAGATCCACCTCCCCTTCGCTGACATGGGTCTGCATGCGTCCCTGGGCCAGCTTTGATGCCTTGCCCACCATGGTGGAGATGATCGCGCGGGTAAAGCCTAGCCGCCGCGCCTGTTTCAGTGCATAACCCACATGGTCGCCCACTTGCACGCAGGCTAGCTCCGATAACGCCGGATCACGACGACGTGCATACTCGGCGCTGCGTGTGCCGGTCGTTAACACGATCGCGGGCAGCCCGGCCTCGGCCGCCACCTTTAGCTCCGTGTAGATGCTCGCTCGGTAGGCAGCCTGCGAGTAGGGCCGGACGATGCCATCGGTGCCTAGAATGGAGATGCCGCCGACGATGCCCAGCTTGGGGTTCAGGGTCTGGCGGGCCAGCTCTTCCCCGCGCGGCACGCTGATGACCACTTTGAGGCCGCGCCGCTCGAGGGCGGATCCCGCCACAGCCTCCACTGCGCGCCGGATGATGCGCCGGCTCCCCGGGTTGATAGCCGGTTCGCCCACGGGCACAGGCAGTCCGGGTCGCGTGACGATGCCCACCCCGGCCCCGCCGACGAGCTGGATGCCAGGCGCGTCCCGCCAGCTTACCGTGGCCACGATCTCCGCGCCGTGTGTCACATCTGGGTCATCCCCTGCGTCCTTGACGACGGCGCACGTGACCTGCGTCGGCGTCGGGCCTTCAAACTCACAGCGAGCCAGCTCGAAGGTTACTCCCCGCTCGGCCGGCAGGTCAATCGTGATGTGCGTCAGCTGTTGGCCGGTGAGCAGCACGTGCGTGGCTGCCGCCGCAGCCGCCGCCGCGCAGGCGCTGGTCGTGTACCCGTGGCGCAGATTGGACCGTCGCCACGCACGCCCGGTGTTCACCGTCTTCCTTGGCCGATTGCCAAGTCCTTCCCCACTGCTCATCAATGCTCTAGCGCCAATCTCAGCAAGGCATTGACAATGGCGACCGCTACGGTCGAGCCGCCCTTGCGGCCCACCGTCGTGATGTAAGGCACGTCCCATTCCGGCCGGCCGTCGGCGAGCTGAGTCAGTTCTTCCTTCGACTCAGCCGCGTTGACGAAGCCTACTGGCACACCTACGATCAACGCTGGCCGGATTCCCTCCTCACGGATCAGGCGCAACACTTCCAACAGCGCGGCCGGCGCGTTGCCGATCGCCACGATGCCGTTTTGGATGTGTACAGCGTTGTGGCGCATAGCGGCAGCCGAACGCGTTATCCCCTCCGCCTGCGCCAGCGCGTAGACTTCAGCTGCGCGGATGTCACAGATCGTCCGGCCGCCGAGCCGGCTCAGCAGGTCGTTGGCGATTCCGGCCTGCACCATCGCCACGTCGGTCACCACAGGCGCCCCACGGCGTAAGGCCTCCAATCCGGATTCAATCGCTTGCGGGTGAAAGCGGATGATGCGGGCAAAGTCGAAGTCACCGGTGGCGTGGATGACACGCACGATGATCGCCAGCTCCGCCTCGTTGAAGGTGTGCAAGCCAAGCTCGGCCTGGATGATTCGAAAGCTCTCGCGTTCGATTTCATGCGGCAACATGATGTTCTTCGCCATCATGTGTCCGCTCCTCCATTGGTCGAAACCTCTGCATCAGCCCTAGCCAATTCGTATTTGGCGGTATAACCCCGGCGGGTGACCATCTTTCCATCGCAGATTACAGTACTGTGGTTGCCCACCACTACTAGCGTGAGCATGTCCACCTCGACAGTGGGCAGCTCGGCCAGGGTCACGATCTGGACCGACTGGTCTGGCCGAGTGGCGTTGCGCACCACGCCGACCGGTGTGTTCGGCGGCCGGTACTGCGCCAGCAGCTCGCACGTTCTTTCCCATAGTTCATGGCGCGAGCGTCCCCTAGGGTTGAAGAGGCAGATCACGAAGTCGGCCTCTATAGCCGCAGCTACGCGGCGCAGGACGGTCTCACGTGGGGTCAGGTGATCGCTGAGGCTGATGACCGCGAAGTCGTTCATCAAAGGCGCGCCGAGAACGGCGGCCACTGCGTTCAAGGCCGACACGCCCGGCACGATCTCCACCTCCACGTCCGAGACACCCCGCTCGGCCAACACCTCGTAGATCAGGCCGGCCATGCCGTAGATGCCTGGATCCCCACCGGAGATCACCGCCACACAGCAGCCAGCCAGCGCCAAGTCCACCGCGCGCTGTGCTCGTATCACCTCCTGACGCATACCGCTGGCCTCGCGCGGGGTGCAGGGCGCTAGGTGCGCAACCAGTGTCAAATAGGTGCGGTAGCCGATGATCACATCGGCGCGTTCAATGGCCGTAACCGCAGCGGGGGTCATGTGTTCAGCCGCGCCTGGACCGATCCCTACGACCAGGATCGTCCCGCTCATGGCATCGCCTCCGGAGTGGCCAGCGCCACCGCCACTGTGACGTTGGCGAAGCGGCGCTTTTCGATCAGAAGCTCCCGCGCGCCGGCAGCGATCAGCGCAGCCGGCTCAGCCACCCCCAGCACACCGAGGGCCTTCTGCGCGGCCTGGGAGGGATTGGGTAAGTTGGACATTGTCGCCAGGCGTTCACGCGACAAAAAACGAAGCGGCCACCCACGCTTGGTACAGGCAGCGCGGAGGCCGGGTTCATCGCGCTTGTCTTCCACCGTCACCACGCAGCGCACGGCGGCAGACGCGAATCCGGCCGATGCGAGGGTCTCGTCAATAGCTGCGGTGATCTCGGCAGCCGGCGTGTTGCGGTTGCAGCCCACCCCCACGACCAGACAGGGCGGCCGGTAAAGCACGATGGTCGGCAACGCTTCGAACACGGCCTCGGGCAGACGCCGCGGGGTGATGAGCAAAGCAGCCGCTGGCCGGGCTGCCAAGAGCTCAGCCAATGTGGCATAGCGCCGCAGGTTGGCCGGAGGTGGATCAGGCCACCAGATGGTCTCGCCCGCTTCCTGCCAAACCCCAACCGGATCGCCGTTCACCAACGCTGCACTGGCTGCGGTGAGGTCTTCCATGTGCTCGATCCGCCAGCCCCACGCCGCGCCCAGCAGATCGAGCGCCAATGTGCCTTGGCCGTCGCTGGCGGTGGTAATCACGGCTGTGCCGCCCAGGGCTTCCGCTACCCGGTAAGCCAGCGCGTTGGCGCCGCCCAAATGTCCGCTCAATAGGCTGACAGCATAGCGACCCATCTCGTCTATTACTACGACAGCCGGGTCGCTGTGCTTGCCGCGTAGGAAGGGGGCTAGCTCGCGTACGACGATCCCGGTGGCCATAATGCAGATCAGCGCGCTATGGGCCTGGAACGCTTCTTGTAGCACTTGGCGCACGGCAACGGCATAGGGGCGCACCCCCTCGCGATTTTTATCGTCCTCGTTTAGGAAACGATGGGGCGCGTAGAAAACTGATCCAGGCAGCGCCTCCAACAGCCGGCGGCCGATGGCTGTCCCATTGCGTGTCAGAGAGATGATGGCGGTTGTAGGAACGCGCTGAACGGGCTCCTGTGCGGTGCTGTACAAGTGCGATGTCGGCCGATTGGCCGCCTTGCTGTAGCTCAGGGCTGGGCTGACGATGATCAGCCCTTGGTGAGTGATCTCTGCCTCCTGTACTCGCTTAGTGATGTCGGCCAGCGTGCCCCGTATGATCCGCTCGTCGGGCCAGCTCACCCGAAAGACCACGGCGACAGGTGTATCAGCCGGATAACCGGCCACCTGGAGTGCGTCCACTACCTCGGCGATCATGCCAGTACTGAGGAAGATGGCCATGCTCGCGCGATGGGAGGCCAGGCTGCTGAGGGCCTCAGAGGCCGGCACAGGTGTCTTGCCCCCTAGCCGCGTTAGGATTAGGGTTTGGGTCCCCTGGGGCAATGTGTATTCGATCCCCAGCGCAGCCGCCGCGGCAAAGGCCGAGCTGACGCCTGGCACGATGGCGTAGCGCGTCCCGGCCTCGTCCAGCGCCGCCATCTGTTCAGCAATGGCCCCAAAAATGGCAGGGTCGCCGGTATGCAAGCGGGCGACGAGCTTGCCCTGGGCGGCCGCTTGGGTCATGAGCGTCACCTGTTCGGGCAGGGGCATCGAAGCGGTGTTGTATACCTCGGCATCCGGCCGGGCATAACGGAGCACGTCCGGATTGACCAGTGAGCCGGCGTAGAGGATCACATCGGCGGCCGCGATGAGCCGTTGCGCCTTCAGGGTCAACAGCTCCGGATCGCCCGGACCAGCACCGATGAAATAGACGTAACCGCCAGTTGGCGACTCAGTGGGTATGGTATTTTTCATGGCCATGATCGTGCTTGTGTGTGCCGCGCAGGTAATCAGCCGCTTGTGGCTGGCCGACTTGGCCTTCATAACCGGGCGGTGGGAACCGATACTTGCACAGATCACAGTTCATGGCAGCCCTCCCCTCTAAGGCCTCGGCCAACCGTTGACGTGCCACCTCGATCAACAGTGGATGGACGCCCAAATAGGAAGCGTGAATCAAGTGTAAGTTCAGGCTACGAGCCGTCTCTGCAGCCGAGCGGCGGATCTCTTCATCCACATCGCCAGTGAAGAGCAGATAAGGCGTGACGATCACCTGTTGTGCACCCAACAGGGCACAACGGCGCACGCCTTCAGCCACCGTTGGCCGGGCTACTGCCTGAAAGGCATATTCGACTGTGAGAAAGCGGCCAGTCGCCGAGAGGATATAAGCCACGCGTGCAACCTCGCTGTTGCTAGATGGATCGCTGCTTCCTCGGCCGACCAGGAGCACTGCACTCACCTCCGAAGCTAGCGCGGTTTGAGTTGTCGCCAAGGCTTCGTCAATGCGCTTGGCCATCAACTCAACCAGGTAAGCGTGTGGTCCCAGCGGGGTCGCCATGATAAAGCCAGTCGCTGGGAACTGCGCCCTAGCCCATCGAAGCGTTGCAGCTATATCGTTCTTATAGTGGCCGGCTGCGGACAGAAAGAGGGGTAAAATAACCACGCGCCCGCGCTTACCCACCCGCTCCGCTGCGTCTGCTAATCCAGTCATTAGATCCGGATCGGCCAGCTCCAGAAAGCAGAGGCTTACCTCCTGGCCTAGCTGCTTAGCGAGCGCATCTGTAAAGCGCTGCGCTTCTGCGATGGCAGCCGGTACTCGACTGCCATGCCCTACGGCCAGGATGACCTGACGTTCCATAGATGAAAAACCCCCTCGATCTCCTCGCCCTAGAATTCGATTCCTGCTTGTGCTCGGATTCCTTGCTCTGCTAGCGGGTGCTTCACCTCGCGCATCTCCGTCACTAAGTCGGCGAAATCGATTAGCGCCTGGGGCGCGTGGCGGCCCGTAATCACTAGGTGTAGCATCGGCGGCTTGTGCGTCCGCAGCCATTCGATCACCTCAGCCGTATCTATCCATCCGAAATGCAGGGGATATGTGAATTCATCGAGGATGATGAGGTCATACTGGCCGCTGATGATCTTCTCCTTTGCCCGTTCCCAGCCATGGATGGCCTTAGCCTGAGTCTCGTGCAGATCCTTACTGGTCCAGGTCCAGCCATCTCCCATACTGATCCATTCGATTCCGAGCTTTCTGGCCGCCTGTACCTCGCCGAAGCGGGCGTTCTCGTGCTTCAAGAACTGCATGACGCAGATGCGGAAGCCTCGCCCCCAGGCACGCAAGACGAGGCCTAGCGCTGCTGTAGTCTTGCCCTTGCCGTTGCCGGTGTGGACGATGACTAATCCCTTCTTCTCCTTCCTACGCCTCGCAACTTCTTGCCGTTCTCTTTCCGTAGACACCTCACTAGACACCTCGCTCCTCCCTTTTAGCTCCTTGCCCATCGCTCCA is a window of Anaerolineae bacterium DNA encoding:
- a CDS encoding adenosylcobinamide amidohydrolase, with protein sequence MLLARYYDGVEVHREDKIIICRFLVPHRVLSTCRSKRGGMHEDLMFLYNHQVCEPHGHTTRMHAIAVRDPDEYARAISARYGLPADSCATLGTAANMNNAAIVHEVFRDLEVIAICTGGVETNAGRAGDPASYHEAGECLELLDASKAVTSGTINTILLISCEVTPGALVKAVITATEAKTAVLQELAVPSCYSDGLATGTGTDQIAVACRLGTEKPLTDTGKHSKAGELIGRAVSEAVRQTLALQNGLTPARQCSVLAHIERFGSRRDTIAAEIGHFLTTDQAALLAYNFDCIDQDPLTVAAVAALVHLRDKFVWGILPKSCLPEILRDYGAQVAAAVSGRHDRLAAYRDRLAQERPALDNATFVRWIYLSIALGFADKWDE
- a CDS encoding energy-coupling factor ABC transporter ATP-binding protein → MMDLLELDSLVYRYPGRTELALAGASLRVSAGERMAIIGSNGSGKSTLLLHANGTLRPSGGQVRFAGKPVSYDRRGLLMLRRHVGIVFQNPDEQLFSASVAQDISFGPLNLGLDAKAARRRVEEAAELCGITHLLDRPTHALSGGEKTCVALAGVLAMNPQVIIADEVTSGLDPWMRDQVLAIFDRLARQGKAIVLSTHDLDVAWRWADQVAFMQAGRVLFVTPPKQMFTNPTILALTKLDQIVAR
- the cbiQ gene encoding cobalt ECF transporter T component CbiQ, with product MDWIDRYAYSNRIRTLDPAYKAGLALAVILLCLVLNRPAVGLLAVGWIAGLLIGWAGVPAHTVLRVLLSEATFLALAVGGVALSVGLGSVLPDDARWSWRLGPLWLSSSPAALELAATLISRALGCAAAMSFLSLTTPLVDLIDLARRLHAPPLLVDLATLIYRFVFVLLGTLEQMRIAQSNRLGYANFRRGMASAALLASRLWLEAYRRSQRLQIALESRGYAGELRVLPNEYQHSARAVGLTLVISASLLAASGTFL
- a CDS encoding energy-coupling factor ABC transporter substrate-binding protein, yielding MQPTPTSFPRGLTVLLVTTVIVLAVIPLFLHRSSEFGGADTAAQSAITEIAPDYEPWFSPVFEPPGSETESLLFAVQAALGAGFIGYFFGLKRGSRQAGR
- a CDS encoding energy-coupling factor ABC transporter permease, coding for MLCKSIVSHVFLLLAILLLVDGRAVWAAGTAAPPAMHIMEGFLPPAWAVFWFAVALPFWVFGFRRISKLVAEKPETRLLLGLAGAFTFVLSALKIPSVTGSSSHPTGTGLGAILFGPLEMSILGTIVLIFQALLIAHGGLTTLGANATSMAIIGPLVAHGIWRGLRGRLPQGWVVFLAAALADLITYIVASIQLALAYPDPVGGFIAAFAKFGTIFAVTQIPLAISEGILTVLIFNALLRSASAELQTLGVKGA
- a CDS encoding cobyrinate a,c-diamide synthase, with product MHIEIPRVMIAAPASGSGKSVIATGLMAALARSQTVQGFKVGPDYIDPMYHTAATGRPSRNLDTWMAPAAAVRASFARAVAGAEIAVIEGVMGLYDGFDGRSESGSSAEVAKLLATPVILVLDVGKMARSAAAVALGCRAFDPALNIAGVICNQVAGARHAAMVTDAITAIGLPVLGCIPRSAGLTIPERHLGLYTAVERKAEVAAFLKAAIAVLAAEVDLAQICAIARTAPALEMDAEGSEIAALARRTGSASAVRIAVARDEAFCFYYEDNLDLLRAAGAEIVPFSPLRDRTLPAGARGIYLGGGYPELHAADLAANKALLAELRAAGQAGMPIYAECGGLMYLTQGIADQAGVRHPMVGLLPGWTALSDQLIMGYRVVTAERDSLLLRRGEEVRGHEFHYSIWSERPAHLPAAYRIVPREGTTAQTEGYAEGNLLASYVHLHFGARPELAERFVQACLRWRNR
- the cobI gene encoding precorrin-2 C(20)-methyltransferase; protein product: MMAFTLPGKLYGVGLGPGDPELLTLKAVRVIQEADVIAVPIAQRNGGSYALELAQPYLRPGQVVERLFFPMARELATRQMHRCEAAKAVLAHLAAGRIVAFLTEGDPTIHSTFLYILAEMPEGVAVEIVPGVSAITAAAAQAGVPLVNGNQRLAVLPAIFEEDEASLRAILQTFDTVVLLKSHRQLDRLLPLLEELGLVNRAIWVERATHPAGRVVRNVRSLAGARDLHYLSLLIVPCSRIDAEVADAH